The following proteins are encoded in a genomic region of Ostrea edulis chromosome 7, xbOstEdul1.1, whole genome shotgun sequence:
- the LOC130047541 gene encoding CD209 antigen-like protein B — MSIAALFMMLVIAQTSQGFSWVRGNRVCPRGWNLYGRHCYLFSKEKVNLKDAISKCADAVGSGRLAEVGGYREEKWLELQIKLRGMHDGVWMGASDILKENKFLKLSNARKIKYTNWNKGEPNNASKKEHCVEWVGNGKWNDNSCGKKNFFVCEHV, encoded by the exons ATGTCTATCGCTGCTTTGTTTATGATGCTGGTAATCGCTCAGACTTCTCAAGGGTTTTCATGGGTCAGGGGAAATAGAG TTTGTCCCAGAGGATGGAACTTGTATGGTCGCCactgttatttattttctaaagaGAAAGTAAATCTAAAAGACGCAATT AGCAAGTGTGCTGATGCGGTAGGAAGTGGCCGTCTCGCTGAAGTTGGGGGCTACCGCGAAGAGAAATGGCTGGAACTTCAGATTAAATTAAGAG GCATGCATGATGGAGTCTGGATGGGCGCTTCGGATATTTTGAAGGAGAACAAGTTTCTGAAACTCTCCAATGCCAGAAAGATTAAGTATACCAACTGGAATAAGGGTGAACCAAACAATGCTTCCAAGAAAGAGCACTGTGTTGAATGGGTGGGTAATGGCAAATGGAATGACAACAGCTGTGGGAAGAAGAATTTCTTCGTTTGTGAACATGTTTGA